One genomic segment of Rubritalea squalenifaciens DSM 18772 includes these proteins:
- a CDS encoding sulfatase-like hydrolase/transferase has product MTRLLSLVFATLCLFGTSKAAAPRPNIIFILCDDLGPGDLGILWQNARSTNQKFPTPHLDQFAHEGMILSRHYCPAPVCAPSRASLYLGRHQGHANVRNNSFDKELDNNHTLGSVMKQAGYATSLIGKWGLQGGSGFPGHPQNRGFDYFFGYLAHLDAHYHYPNEGGKPFYDGYTNIQANLQKCYSTDLITARTKKWIIDHQGSNPNQPFFTVVTYSAPHAGLRVPTNSHLTSTSNYPSGGGLTGGVQWIGTPGNMINTAAGTYDTGIHPDYTTATNDTGSAWPDNAKRHATMVRRIDDGVQDIIQTLKDLNLDENTLIVFTSDNGAHNEGGADNVGAYNPTYFDSFGPYDGIKRDLWEGGVRMPTLVRWPSGITSPDTASAHPSQFHDWMATFCDLAGVPSPALSDGISLAPTLTGSGSQKNGVVYCEYSVGGSTPNYAEFESFKRGKSRNQMQFIHIGDYKGVRYNIGSHSDDFLIYDVVNDSKETTDLNGQSGVPSQQDFKNAVLRVRRAGSGYGRPYDSAQIPPLTPSPVTNGLVYRSYEESYPWVPQFETNSASNSGDTLTLDLTKRTRDDDIGIEFTGYLDVPSSGTYKFYLNTDGKAIVRLHDALLIDADFNYSSGSEVNSGNIPLQAGKHPISIRYIHSDTTSHSLNLLWEGPSISKQAIPASQYYRDGNPAPSPPEANDDLNVAIPTNTSILIDVLNNDQDLDGLPQALSIQSITQPSHGTAVIESSQIRYTPSTDYAGSDSFTYTITDGESTDSATVTLSIQDNHAPVATADFLLLRSNTSKSIDVLANDNDSDGPNPIALESVGTPLHGSATISNGVILYTPSNNYTGSDEFTYQVSDGAKSSTGQVRVQISAVPDFLWVPMNEGEGNSISDVSGYLLSNTASGSWTPGKYDFSLNFNGDAEQVEITSQTYQPPLGKSERTVTAWLKPNSNQPEIATWLSYGPNNSGERFSARTELKNGDIVLRLEIQNDYRIGSTKLDDGQWHHVAMVVEDLDSNGSIKLTEVKFYVDGVLDSISEDGGGTPDLNTGSSTTMMIAGSPHSDKYNYAGGIDDVRIYPTALNASQINELAGRTPGTDAWHFQHTGNASPTQADWQMDEDNDGLSRYLELALGGRVDLPDYHLLPQLIPLDTSSAEIIFNMNLNVLGEINYQIEHSNNLQPDSWNNLEGILDIETHPQIPGMSLGKMRITLDSGSPTLHFYRLNIGNQ; this is encoded by the coding sequence ATGACGCGTCTTCTCTCTCTTGTCTTTGCGACCTTATGCCTATTTGGCACGAGTAAAGCTGCTGCACCTAGACCCAATATCATTTTCATCCTATGCGATGATCTTGGCCCAGGTGATTTAGGTATCCTTTGGCAAAATGCTCGCAGCACGAATCAAAAATTTCCCACGCCCCATCTAGATCAGTTTGCCCATGAGGGTATGATTCTCTCGCGTCACTACTGCCCCGCCCCCGTCTGTGCCCCATCTAGAGCATCTCTCTATCTGGGCCGCCACCAAGGCCATGCAAATGTGAGGAACAACTCGTTTGATAAGGAGCTAGATAACAACCACACCCTTGGTTCAGTCATGAAGCAGGCTGGCTATGCCACATCACTTATCGGTAAGTGGGGACTCCAAGGTGGGTCTGGTTTTCCAGGTCATCCCCAGAACAGAGGGTTTGACTATTTCTTCGGTTATCTGGCTCACCTTGACGCGCATTACCACTACCCCAATGAAGGCGGTAAACCTTTCTATGATGGCTATACCAATATCCAAGCCAACCTTCAGAAATGTTATTCTACGGATCTGATCACCGCTCGTACTAAGAAATGGATCATCGATCACCAGGGATCAAATCCCAACCAACCTTTCTTCACAGTCGTCACTTACTCCGCACCTCATGCAGGTCTTCGGGTACCTACTAACTCCCATCTTACCTCAACTAGTAACTATCCAAGCGGTGGTGGCCTGACAGGGGGAGTCCAATGGATCGGCACACCGGGCAACATGATCAATACGGCAGCAGGAACCTACGACACAGGCATACATCCAGACTATACGACTGCCACCAATGACACAGGTAGTGCATGGCCAGACAACGCCAAACGCCACGCCACCATGGTTCGCCGTATCGATGATGGTGTGCAGGACATTATCCAAACCCTGAAGGATCTCAATCTAGACGAAAATACACTCATCGTCTTCACCTCAGACAATGGGGCTCATAACGAAGGCGGTGCGGATAACGTAGGAGCCTACAACCCTACTTACTTCGACAGCTTTGGCCCCTATGACGGCATCAAGCGTGACTTGTGGGAAGGAGGCGTACGCATGCCTACTCTGGTACGCTGGCCCTCAGGCATCACCAGCCCAGACACGGCAAGCGCCCACCCATCTCAGTTCCATGACTGGATGGCGACCTTCTGTGATCTTGCCGGGGTGCCATCTCCAGCACTCTCCGATGGAATCTCACTCGCACCTACCCTAACAGGATCTGGATCTCAGAAAAATGGAGTGGTTTATTGTGAGTACTCAGTAGGCGGCTCTACTCCAAACTATGCCGAGTTTGAATCTTTCAAGAGAGGAAAATCTCGAAACCAGATGCAATTCATCCATATTGGTGATTACAAGGGTGTACGCTACAATATCGGCTCACACAGCGACGACTTTCTCATCTACGATGTTGTCAATGACTCCAAGGAAACCACCGACCTGAATGGTCAGTCAGGAGTACCCAGCCAACAGGATTTTAAAAATGCCGTACTTCGCGTCAGAAGAGCAGGTAGCGGCTATGGTCGCCCCTATGACTCAGCTCAGATTCCACCACTGACCCCATCACCTGTCACCAATGGACTGGTATACAGGAGCTACGAAGAGTCCTACCCATGGGTTCCTCAGTTTGAGACAAACTCAGCCAGTAACTCTGGCGACACGCTTACTCTGGATCTCACAAAACGGACCAGAGACGATGACATCGGTATCGAGTTCACCGGTTATTTGGATGTCCCCAGCTCTGGCACTTACAAATTCTATCTCAACACGGATGGCAAAGCCATTGTCCGACTTCACGACGCACTTTTAATCGACGCGGACTTCAACTACAGCTCCGGTAGCGAAGTCAATTCAGGCAATATCCCTCTGCAGGCAGGCAAGCACCCGATCTCCATTCGCTACATTCACTCAGACACGACCAGTCACAGCTTGAACCTGCTCTGGGAAGGCCCCTCTATCTCCAAGCAAGCCATACCTGCAAGCCAATACTACAGAGATGGCAACCCTGCTCCCTCCCCACCCGAGGCCAATGATGACCTCAATGTAGCTATTCCCACGAATACCAGTATACTCATTGATGTTTTGAATAATGACCAAGACCTTGATGGTTTACCGCAGGCTTTAAGCATTCAGAGTATCACCCAGCCTAGTCATGGCACCGCTGTCATTGAATCCAGTCAGATACGCTATACGCCATCCACTGATTATGCTGGTTCTGACAGTTTCACCTATACGATTACAGATGGAGAGAGTACTGACAGCGCCACCGTCACCCTATCGATCCAAGACAACCATGCGCCCGTAGCCACAGCTGACTTTCTCTTACTGCGTTCAAATACGAGTAAATCCATTGATGTCCTCGCAAACGACAACGACTCTGACGGACCAAACCCCATAGCTCTGGAATCAGTGGGCACTCCCCTTCATGGTTCTGCCACCATTTCCAATGGAGTCATTCTCTACACTCCATCTAACAACTACACCGGCTCAGATGAGTTTACATACCAAGTCAGCGATGGAGCAAAGAGTAGCACTGGCCAAGTAAGAGTACAAATCTCAGCAGTTCCTGACTTCCTCTGGGTTCCAATGAATGAAGGTGAAGGGAACTCCATTTCTGATGTCAGTGGATACCTCCTCAGTAATACTGCCTCCGGAAGTTGGACTCCTGGAAAATATGACTTCAGCTTAAACTTCAATGGAGATGCTGAGCAAGTAGAGATCACCTCTCAAACCTATCAACCACCTCTTGGCAAATCTGAACGCACGGTCACAGCCTGGCTCAAACCAAACAGCAACCAACCAGAGATCGCTACGTGGCTAAGTTATGGTCCCAATAACAGTGGGGAAAGATTCTCGGCACGCACGGAACTGAAAAACGGAGATATTGTACTCCGCTTGGAAATTCAGAACGACTACCGCATTGGTTCCACCAAACTTGATGATGGGCAATGGCATCATGTCGCCATGGTTGTGGAAGACCTGGATAGCAATGGATCGATCAAGCTCACCGAAGTCAAATTCTATGTGGATGGAGTCCTGGATTCCATCAGTGAAGATGGTGGCGGCACACCGGACCTCAACACGGGCAGCAGCACTACGATGATGATCGCAGGTTCGCCACACAGTGATAAATACAACTATGCAGGTGGTATAGACGATGTCCGCATCTACCCTACCGCATTGAATGCTTCACAAATCAACGAGTTGGCCGGCCGCACACCTGGCACCGACGCCTGGCATTTCCAGCACACAGGAAATGCATCCCCCACTCAGGCCGACTGGCAAATGGATGAGGACAACGATGGACTCAGCCGCTATTTAGAACTCGCTCTCGGTGGCAGAGTCGACTTACCAGACTACCACTTGCTACCACAACTCATCCCCTTGGACACTTCAAGTGCGGAGATTATCTTCAACATGAACCTCAATGTGCTGGGAGAAATCAATTACCAGATCGAGCACTCTAACAACCTACAGCCAGACAGCTGGAACAATCTGGAGGGAATCCTGGACATCGAGACTCACCCTCAAATTCCAGGCATGAGCCTGGGGAAAATGAGAATCACACTGGATTCAGGATCCCCCACGCTACATTTCTACCGCCTCAATATAGGTAATCAGTAA